From a single Ochotona princeps isolate mOchPri1 chromosome 12, mOchPri1.hap1, whole genome shotgun sequence genomic region:
- the ZMYM2 gene encoding zinc finger MYM-type protein 2 isoform X1, which produces MDTSSLGGLELTDQTPVLLGNLAMATSLTNVGNSFSGPPNPLVSRSSKFQNSSVEDDDDVVFIEPVQPPPPSAPVVADQRTAAFTSSKNEEHQGNDSKILPSSKELASQKGSVSETIVIDDEEDMETNQGQEKNPSNFVERRPSETKNRTNDVDFSPSSFSRSKVNAGMGNSGITTEPDSEIQIANVTTLETGVSSVNDGQLENTDSRDMNLMITHVTSLQNTNLGDVSNGLQSSNFGVNIQTYTPSLTSQTKTGVGPFNPGRMNVAGDVFQNGESASHHNPGKQ; this is translated from the coding sequence ATGGACACAAGCTCATTGGGAGGATTAGAACTGACTGACCAGACACCTGTGTTGTTGGGGAATTTGGCCATGGCAACCAGTCTTACGAATGTAGGGAATTCATTTAGTGGTCCACCTAATCCTTTGGTATCTAGATCTAGTAAGTTTCAGAACTCATCAgtagaagatgatgatgatgtggTTTTCATTGAACCTGTACAACCTCCCCCACCTTCTGCACCAGTGGTGGCTGATCAAAGAACCGCAGCATTCACATCGTCCAAAAACGAAGAACATCAAGGAAACGATTCAAAAATTCTTCCTTCTTCAAAAGAGTTGGCTTCTCAGAAGGGTAGTGTAAGTGAAACAATTGTCATCGATGATGAAGAGGACATGGAAACAAATCAAGGGCAAGAGAAAAATCCTTCTAACTTTGTTGAGCGAAGACCTTCTGAGACTAAAAACAGAACCAATGATGTGGATTTCTCTCCTTCCAGTTTTTCAAGAAGTAAGGTAAATGCAGGAATGGGTAATAGTGGTATCACCACAGAACCAGACTCCGAAATTCAAATTGCTAATGTCACAACTTTAGAAACTGGTGTAAGCTCTGTGAATGATGGCCAGTTAGAAAATACTGACAGCCGAGATATGAACTTAATGATTACACATGTCACGTCACTGCAGAACACCAACTTGGGCGATGTCTCTAACGGACTGCAGTCAAGTAATTTCGGTGTTAATATACAAACATACACGCCGTCTTTGACTTCACAGACCAAGACTGGAGTAGGACCTTTTAATCCCGGTAGAATGAATGTGGCAGGAGATGTGTTTCAGAATGGGGAGTCTGCCTCTCACCATAACCCTGGTAAGCAGTAA